The genomic region ATCCTGTAAACGCACACCCTCACCCAGCAGATCCGACACACGATATTCCCTCGTCTCTCCAAGATCGCCTTCCGTGCGAAGCTGGATCAGGCCATTGACCAACGTCAGGCTGTCTCCCTCGCCAAACGGATATTTCTCATAGGGAACGAGGCGCTGCCCGTTCAGTTCGGTTCCATTTTTGCTATCCAGATCCTCGATCCATAGCTGTTGCTGTACATCATAATGAATGCGGCAATGCCGCTTCGATATCATCTGATTATAGACAGACAAGTCCAATTCACTGCCGCCTGTATAACGTCCCACCGTAATGGAGCGACCCTGGCTTACATAAGCGAATGATCCGTCACTTTCCTGTCCTGGCGTACGAATGACGATTTTTGCCGTCTCCCGCATATTATTCTCCCACCTTCAACGATCACTCGATCTCTATAAGAGGTTGTTCAAAGATCCCATCTTCTCGGTACTGAAAACCGGTCTTTTTGAACACGTACTATAAACATTTCATAATAATAATGATAAATTCATCAGATTTGTTCCATTGTTTGCCCCGCTATAGTTCAATATAGTGGTATACAGGAACGATTTATGTTTGGTTCTACTCACTCTACTATACCAGACGTTGTGCTTTTTTTCTCATGACGACCGGATGTATACTTTAGCTCATTCAACAAGAGAGGTACCTTCTAATGAACAAAAAAAACATTTTCATATACGTACTACTCGCCTTCGCCCTGTCCATGACATTAACCGTGCTCTCCCGTATGAACGATGATGGCGGAGAATCACTGAAAGGCACATCGGCTACCGAAACTTCATGGTTACAAATGAAGATCCAACCCTAAGTCTACTCTATTATAACGTGATCTCCGCGCAAAACGTTTCACGAATGTCATATTAGGCTAAGCCATAGACTCAAATCAATAAGGCCCCAGGTTGCTGTTCGCAGCAGCCCGGAGCCTCATTTTAATACAAAAAATCTATACTACTACACGAAAAACTTTCTATCAGTTGAACAACACAGATAACGACTTATTTGCCTAAGCGAAGTGAAGTGGACAGTGGACACTCCCACCATCCGCACTCACGTCAATGCCGCTTCTTTCTCACGCCGAATTTCCTCCACGCATACACGATAAGAGCTACAGGGCCAGCAAGCCACAACAGTTGCCAAAGCATAATTTTCATGTCGAATCCCATTTCAAGAATCCCTCCCCATATAATCGCAAATGCAACTTCGGTCGTTCAGAATCAAAGATAGTCTTGTTCTTCCTCAGGCACAGTCGGTTCAGCGTCAGGCTTCTCTGTCTCTCTGGACTGTATTTCCTCCATCCGGCTGGACACCTTCTGATACAAGTAAGAGATCCCCAGCAATAACACACCGAAGCTGAAGTAGGCAAATATTTTGCTGCCCGAGGTAAGCATCCCCACATCATAGAACACCATCTTACCCGTAGCGAACAACGTTAGACCCAGGCCCAGACGCCGAATCATGACATATTTTCTACGGAATCCATAGGCAATATAGAGAATCGCCAGTAGCAGATAGATCAGGCTGAACATCAGCCCCACATCACCCCACTGGAATTGAATCGTCAGGAAGACGGTGATAACCCCTAGCAGGTATACCCCTACGATAACCGGGTACCATTCAATGCTCTTGAACTGACCACGGATGCCTGCAATCAGCAGATCCCTTCCTGCAAAGAATACCCCTACGTTAAAGATGATCAGCACCAGCAAACCAACAATCTCTGCCGCTGTATGCTGCTGAACTTCCGGCTGAAGCGCTGGCATGGTTAAGGTGACAGCCAGTGCAATACAGCAACCAATGGCATGCAGGAAGGCGGTATACACCTGTACATATCGATCAAGCAGTAGCTTCACCTTACTCAGTCCATAGGCTAATGCAATGGTGAGCGCTGCGAACATGAGCAACTTATAGAACATGTATAACAGGAACGTCCCATCGACAGCTCTGGTATACAATTCATTCGACTCATACAGCACGTATAACCACACATTCGCAAGTGTCACATACTTGAATCCGTTCAGGAAACCCAGCTCCAGCGCGCTGTAATTGAATCTCTCTCTGGAAGATGAGCTGCTGTAAACTGCCCAGGCATAATACAATGTAATAAGCAGTGTACCCAGCGTAACGCTGGAGTATTTTAACATAAAGTAAGAACGTTCCCCGATGAAGAATAGCGTCAGCAGGTCGTAGTACATGAAAGTGATTAAGCATAGAAGCACGATGCCCCAACCTGCACGTTCCACCGATTTGAGCCTTTTCAGATGTCCGAGCGTAACTAGCAGAACCCCTTCAATCAGCCAGCCCATCGATAACCACTTGGCCCCGAACTGGAACGGGATAATCAGAATGGCAAACGTCAGGGAAGTGACATAAAAGAGCAGAATCGTCTGTTTCTCCTGAGCCATATTGCGCTGGACGAATCGTGCGAGGCCTAGATACACCACGCAGAAGATCAAGGCCAGCAAGCCTTGAGCATCATTCCAATCCGCCACATCAAATAACACGTATAACATCAGACAGCTAATGCTCGTATTCATAGCGAGTAGAGCGAAATCCCACCAGGTTAACTTCATCCGGTGTTTGAATGGATATGCCAGCGTAATGCCCAGATATAATGCAAACGTCACTATGGAATACAACATGCCAATCTTCTCACTTGGCGACAGCCATAATAGGATGAGCATGGATGGGGTGTTGAACAGGAAACTGATATAGTGCACCACCGGCCACCGTTTGCCAAACGAAATGAAAACAATAATACCGTTTAAGAGCAGCAAATAGATCATGGCTACATAGACAGCAGGGCCTTCAAGCCCGAACGAGAACATGTAGGAGAATAACGGAAGATACCCGCCCACCAAACCTAGTGAACAGATGGTCTTCGACTGGTATCTCAAGGACAACAATACGGAGATTGCCGATACCAATACAGACA from Paenibacillus sp. FSL R5-0341 harbors:
- a CDS encoding FHA domain-containing protein, encoding MRETAKIVIRTPGQESDGSFAYVSQGRSITVGRYTGGSELDLSVYNQMISKRHCRIHYDVQQQLWIEDLDSKNGTELNGQRLVPYEKYPFGEGDSLTLVNGLIQLRTEGDLGETREYRVSDLLGEGVRLQDHLQTVQIGEVEIPLSKKEYQLFKLLYSQLDHFVTREQIVAQVWPERSMLESEAVGIDEINSLIYRTNRKLGVHFTIKSVYKKGVYMKSHVPE
- a CDS encoding DUF2339 domain-containing protein — protein: MKEFKERLGQVQEQQKQLAKEYNALLQEYESDDLIVKNEQLQEQYEAHKLKLQQLELRSRKMEEENARLRMALSEQMLDEKLNLIRVSREKMETYFQGKTAVHNDRIAFHEHRTKSNLNALYNQAAQELQEDSHEVKERIAYLAAEVNERIESHRRAVREREEALRGHMERGYEQMAEEGLSEETIQRRIKQNRMEMKIGLSWINKVAILLLILGVGAAFRYSYSTWFNDEMKSGAFFLLGALMLAGGEWLFRRKRQTFAMGLLGGGISVLFGSIFYSYFLLHIIGLYTGLGLSVLVSAISVLLSLRYQSKTICSLGLVGGYLPLFSYMFSFGLEGPAVYVAMIYLLLLNGIIVFISFGKRWPVVHYISFLFNTPSMLILLWLSPSEKIGMLYSIVTFALYLGITLAYPFKHRMKLTWWDFALLAMNTSISCLMLYVLFDVADWNDAQGLLALIFCVVYLGLARFVQRNMAQEKQTILLFYVTSLTFAILIIPFQFGAKWLSMGWLIEGVLLVTLGHLKRLKSVERAGWGIVLLCLITFMYYDLLTLFFIGERSYFMLKYSSVTLGTLLITLYYAWAVYSSSSSRERFNYSALELGFLNGFKYVTLANVWLYVLYESNELYTRAVDGTFLLYMFYKLLMFAALTIALAYGLSKVKLLLDRYVQVYTAFLHAIGCCIALAVTLTMPALQPEVQQHTAAEIVGLLVLIIFNVGVFFAGRDLLIAGIRGQFKSIEWYPVIVGVYLLGVITVFLTIQFQWGDVGLMFSLIYLLLAILYIAYGFRRKYVMIRRLGLGLTLFATGKMVFYDVGMLTSGSKIFAYFSFGVLLLGISYLYQKVSSRMEEIQSRETEKPDAEPTVPEEEQDYL